The sequence below is a genomic window from Aspergillus nidulans FGSC A4 chromosome V.
ACAGCAAatgattctgacttgcgAATGGGGTTGGAAAAAACCTGCCAGGAAAAATCCAGCTAGACCATTGGTTTTGATTGCTTCACCAGTACGTTTTCACCATAGCTGAATTATTTACCCATGGGTAGCTTCTAACCCAGAACGGTATCAGGCTGAGTATGAGACTGCGGTCGAGGTTCTCCAGGAACTTGCCATGCTTCTGGCTAAGTTCGGTTATGAAACTGATATCGATAATTGGAACGAGGATTTGCAATCTTTTACTATCAATCGTTCTAATAGAACTGAACCTCTGCAAGATCGTCCTGCAAAGAAAGGCTTTCTAACGGCGCGACCCCCCAAGTATGTCAACCTGGAAGATGAGGCCAGGGCTATGGTGAAAGCTCTCCAGACAAGTATTGTCAAGAATCGACTTGAACGGCCTTTACCAGCGAAAACTTTACGTCTGCTGAAAAAATCTTTGTCCAATGGTAAAGTTCTACCCATGGGTAGATCTTAATTAAATACTAATATTATTACGTATTAGTGGATCTAATCACGTCTGTGGAAGAACAACCAGTCGAGAAAATTCTCCGTTCTGACGGTACTCTCCTTGATGGGGACGACTATGTTGAGTTCCGTTCGCTTATACGAAAGCTTCACGTTAAGCTTCAAGAAATTTTGGATGCAGAAGATACTGATCAGCTCAAGAATTGGCGCTTAGAATATAGGAAGGTGCATAGTGATTTTGACGTGGCTTGCTCTGACGAGTTATCCGGCAAAATTTTGGATGACTACTCTGatttggatgaggatggagatggcgaggatggagatggcgaggatggagatggcgaggatggagatggcgaggatggagatggcgaggatggagatggcgaggatggagatggcgaggatggagatggcgaggatggagatggcgaggatggagatggtaAGGGTGGAGATAGcaaggatggagatggtgaggGTGGAGATCAATTTTCGCTGACCCCAAGGTGATTTTCTACCCATGGGTGGAATTCTTTTGTACGTGATACCCCTGTAGAGTATTCTCTTTAGTTTTTCCACTGCCCTGATTTATTAAATTCTTTTATCTTTGTGAGAACACCATTAGTCTTCTCTGATTCTCTGCAGGTGAATATCAAGATGTCATATCTTGAACAGAGCTCTAGTGTTAGGCTTGGTACACCTCTACTCGAGTCACAGCAGTCTTTACATTCATCTTCTAtttatccttcttctcctgcaaTCGATTCTGCTTTACTGCAAGGGGATCATGGCAAAGTTTGTCATCGCAGTCAATGTTTAAACATTCATTCACGTAGTAGAACAATATCAAGCTGCAGTCTAATGAGCAAGCCTGAAAGCCAAACGCTTATTACCCTCGTCCGTAGTCGTACTCAGGtactccagctgctgcatCTCACTCATCGTGTTCCACTTTTTCTCGCGCCGCTTGTTCTTCCAGACATAGCAGACCTTCGTCAGGCAGTAGATGGTAATGTTCGCTGTTACAAGGGCCACAAGTGCGCGGTTGCCACGCCGGTATCGCGGGCTATCGTCCTCGCGGTAGATGTTGGAGGCGATGATGCCGGAGGATTGGACGCACATGTTATACATGGTAGCGGAGACGGTGCGGGAACGCGCAGTATTCGAGTTTCGCGAGTTCCAGCCAACTTGGATTGGGTGTGCTGTACTCATGTTAGTTTGATGTTCTCCTGGGCTTGATGGTTGAATAGAGGGACGGACCGTTTGGATAGCCGAGTAGCAAAGTCATCACTACCATACCACCACCCACTTATTCACGGTATTAATGTCGACAacgtatatatatataaggaAGGGCAACGCCCATATCTGACCGAGCACGGATATAAGCGTCAACTCGTTCGCCCTTTCGCCGTATACGCCAGGAGGACCATCGTTGTGATGTGAAGAATCTCTTTTGGGATGATAAGCAAATTGGTTGTGAAGGTGTCAAACCCTAGCCCGCGTAGTGTGAGCGTCAGATACTGCTGTGGTGGCATCATCGGGGTCTGGAATGTCAGTCCAATGATATAAATTGGCCAGAGGTCGTAGTTGCAGAGACTCTTCCAGAGCAGCTTGGGAGTGATGGGCTCGCGGTTGTGCATGGTTCCTTTGCTGGGATCATCGCGGATAACgcggttgacgatgatgatttcCTCGCTGCATGGGTCAATCTCTAGTCGGGAATCGTAAGGAAATGGCATACCGTTCTGTGAACCAGCCTTTCTTTCCACGTTGTCAAAGGCTATGGCCTgtgttgccatatcccaaagcctggctcgcaggatgatggcctgtggcctggatgatagcccgtgacccaggcggtcggtcgtcgggcagaataagGAATGATATTACgagcgatagcttcaaaacaacacaacaatcaatcatacttcatacatcaattgaacttcgcagaattgcaacagcctggatcttggttgtcggctATGCCCTgaacctggttctaaataaggttgtttctgcaacatcagtgtacagcttcggaaattgcggccttgaagcttaggaaaggagatccgtcctcataactttggaaaagggatccgtcggcatacaggtccgggaagtcagaaaggttgataaagggaggagagatatgTGCGCTgctatcttttgtttctttctctaagcttgtgatactcgtttatacaggacagtcagttgaaaataatactgcctacgcccgttacaatTTAGTCGCTGTTGGAGAGTCGTACGAGGAACATTATAAATACGCGCCGCTTCACGAACATTGTGAATTTCCTGTNNNNNNNNNNNNNNNNNNNNNNNNNNNNNNNNNNNNNNNNNNNNNNNNNNNNNNNNNNNNNNNNNNNNNNNNNNNNNNNNNNNNNNNNNNNNNNNNNNNNAGTTGAGCTGTACCCTATTAATTAATATAATTCGTTTATAGAAAGAAGATATCTATAATAATAAAGCTAATACTAATCTAAATGGTCTAATATATTATGACATAATTATCTAGAATCTAATTAATATAATATGATATACCGTACTTAATCAGATGATGCCTATCTCTATATAAGACATATTTCTGATAACTACTACAAGTAGAGAAATAAAGCTTTTAAACCACATACAGATAATATTATACTAAGATATTTTATTAGATAATACTAGATATTATAATAAAGCTATACAGGTCTTTTAAGAGTTATAAGAGTAGTATAGGAGCCAGATTGCTGTCCTTAGTAATTAATAGTAGTAATATCTATAAACTAGTGATTTGCATTACTAGatattttgggttatttaggttaGGTTAAATTTAATTACTAGATCTATATATagtttactgttcaggtaacctACCCCAAAACTTGTGCAGGCAAATCAGCTATGTCTAAAAACCTGTCCTAAACTGTagtttaacaagtctagtttGAATATTTATATTATCTTTATTAGTTGTCTAGAAACTACTATCCTAATTaaaaaatataaaataaTTAGTAGTATTACTAAGTATTCTCAATATAATCTATAAGCAAGCTATATATACAGGCAAGTTATGTAGCTTaagtaataatattatacctaGATATTTTAGAGCTATCCCTAAATACCcaaatataatatataggGCATATTACTTTAATCTAGTCTTGAATATTATATTCTAAGTAGATTACTAGAGTATACCTAGGATATTCTATGGAATATAGAGGTATAGAAATCCTGACGGGTATCTTCTTAATAAGCTAAGCCTTATTTCTCTATACTACAAGGTCTTTAgatttttatatatataggcTCTTATTAGGGGCTATCTCGTACTTAGATTATTATTTTTctactttttttttatatttgTAGCCTGTAACTTTTTAACTTTATTTATTAATcatatatataatattatttatAATACTAGCTTAGTTGTACTTTCTAGCTAATTTATTGTCTActtaaaaataataataaatttTCAAAAATCTCATTTCGATATCTTTAATtaaatttttttttaaatataTCATAAACTATATAAGGTATTACAAGTACTAAAAAGCTTATAAaaattatattattatctttAGAAGTTAATAAAGCTAGTAGATTGATATTTAAAATATCAAGATATTTTTATATAGTTATATCCTAGCTATAATAAAGCTGTTTTATGTATTTTAAAAATAGAAATTTAATAATAAGCTTTGATATATACCTTAAAATCATAtttattaatatatttatatatagtCTTATCCAGCCCTTACAAGGCCTTTATATACTCTTTTAAAGGTCTGAAATAATTAATATTAAATAATTATTAAAGGAAAATAAGCCTGCAGGTGTATAGAATAGAATAATATTAATTATTTATAAATCTAGTTAGATTTAGGTATTAAGTAACTTTCATAATTATCTAAGATTAATAGATAATGAAAGTTGACTTTATAGGCTTATATAATACATAAAATAAAGATCTTTTAAGATTATTAAAGACTTATTCATCTATTATCTAGCTATTAAGCTGACTTTAATTTTATAATCTATTAATAAATTAGTATTCTTGTACTTAATTTTATAGATTAAAATTTTTTAAGAAATTATTATTACAAGAAGTACCTAATTATTTgaattaatatatttaattATTATTACTTATTTTTGATCACATGGCTATATAAGATAATAATTTACTAATTGTtttatattataatataattTGTATAATAGCTAAAACCCCTATAGCAAATTTTATTAAAATTATGGATAttactatatattatattatattatatttagATCTTCTTTAACTAGTTAAAATAGGCTTTGTAGCTTTTAAAATTCTATATTTTAGTTATAACTAATTTTTCATATAAAGCACGATTATAAGTCCTTATAATATTTATAAAATTACTAATCTAATTTATATTTACtaatatatattctataGGATAAGCCTTTCTAGGAAGTAGATCTACTATTTTCTTAATTTAAGTATATATTAAGAATACTCTATAGCTATTAAGTATTTATATCTATTATACTAATATCTCTTTCTAGGTTTTAGACAGCTTATATTTACttatatattattttttatGAATTTAGTATTTTTAAAGTTAGCTTTAAAAAATTTATCCTAGAATATGAAAACTACTACTGCTAGATAATTACTAGGTATtttatgttttttttttctaaaGCTCAAAATTACAAGTATTATCCTCCCTTCTTAGCCAAATTTTGATATAGTTAAGTAATTTTTAGAGTTAGAATAACAGTTTAAATAACTTTAGTATAAAAGATTGAGCAGGGTGCACAGCTTACTTGTAGATCATATCATATTAGTCTATAAAATTATTAGAAAAGTCCTAACAAGGCCCAAAAAATCTAAACTAAGTATAGAATATTATAAGAAGAATACTGATAGTAAAGAAGAATCTATTCTTAGGCTGATCTATCCAGACAAAGTAGAACTTTTGTGTTATATAATACTTAGTAAATTTTTTTACTATATTTATAAAGTTACTGGCAGGATATTACTTATTATCAAGATCATAACTAATATAATAAgtcttattttttttttctcaaaGtcataatatatatatataattttttttttagctaTTAATCTCTAGTAGGCCTTGAGAATAATAATCTATCCCAGTAAAAACTactttataatatatagtataATATATTAAGCaaaaatataaaatatatttaTAACTTGGGTAGTAGATCTAGCTTGTAAGAATTACTATTTTTTATAATCTTATATAAGCTAGCTATCTGCTCTACTAGCTTTTTACTTGAATAATTAAGATCCTAATCCTAATTATTAAAGTTAGTATAATATGTCTCAAGATATTCATTATACCATTTTTAATTTATATTTTACTTTATATATCTTTATAATTtaggtatatatatattttttatAGGCTTCTAGGTATTAGGCCTAGATCTATTAAATTTTATTATAAATAAGAACCTAGCATGCAAGAGCCTCTTAatttataaatatataatattCAGCCTTCTACCAAGAATAAAGATATTCTAGTTAACTTACTAGGTAGCTATACTAATAATGAAAATTAGTATATATAAGAAATTATCCTAGTTATCTTAGTAGTAAAAAAAACGAGACTATAGGTACTATCTAATTCACTAATTTTGATTTTTATTTAGTTTTAGGCACTAGCTAGATATGAGGATTAATTCTATTTTAGAATCTTAAAAAATTTACTTAGGATATTGATAAAATCTAGCCCCTATAATTTAAAATTATTAGATTTAGATGACCTACCTAAGAATAGAAGAATATAATAAATAAGCTATTTTGTAGGCTATAATAATTTTTcatataatataataaattCCCACCTACTTAGCTGGCATACTATAATAAAGATAGTATTATAATTAGGTTATTCTAgactcaaaaaaaaaaatcaataTTTACTATTATAACTACTTGTAAATCAAAAACAAGTTTATTAATAGTAGGTCCTATAGTATTATAATATATCTACAAATTTTATGGTTATTAGAAATTTATATTAGCTATTAGTAACAGGTCTTAACTAAGTTCTTTATTTTATATACCCTAGATAAATATAAATAGTTATTAATATATTGTATTTAATAGATAGGCTAGAAGATTATTTTTATCTAGAAATACTAGATAATCCTAATAATAAttattcttttttatttattattttattaATTCTTTATATATCTTCTCCCAGTACAGTCATAGTAATAGGCTATTATAATTTCTTACTATATAGTTTAAAATATATAATTTTCGATCAATAATCTAATTTTAATACTCTTTTTTCATCTCTAGAAGGAATCTTATAAAATTTTATATAAATTTTTTAATTATTTCAGATATAGCAATATAGCTGTATTAATTTATTCCTTAATATTTTTTTCAAAAATCATATTGGTAAGAATATTTTCTTTGCATAGGGTAAATTAGAAAATAGAACTAATATAACTATAAATATTAGTTTTATAGTTTCTATCTCTGATGTTATTCTTATAAAAATATAAATCTAGATTAGTAGTATCTTACTAAGATATTTCTAGGAATAATATTTTTCATAAAAATATTTAAATAATATATCCAAGtaattattattattaaaTTTAGGTATTAAtattgttatgggtcctttgcctatacaaggaccttagaccttagtgactcggccaaggcctgcgctgtcctgaaggcggtgagccacctacaagacttcctcacaacaacaatccttctttctcctttcttctttagcgattccttcctgtacgtacggcacgtctagataggaagatccatctaaatacgtcccttaacattaggaatcgctcactaatctcaataatagtatgaggagaccttttactatgacaatggaagaagaaagtgtcacattgttgctacagcagctccaggagctccgtacggagatgcggactcagaaacaacagctcccaagaagaggaataacagcttacgggcggaactacaggtccgtacggaactcgcagctgagaaaccatccaccagttactactacagttacatctgcaacgcccaccccctacaAATaaagctatccccgtcctcgtcacccggatgtcgaaccctttactggagaagaccctaaggactaccctcctttccagatgaaccttcaTACaaagtttgcaatcgacgccgcctgctaccctacagaggaggaacaagtttactatgcctacagccgcctgagaggaaaagccagccagcgtgtgctaccatggctcttggctcgccagaaatctgagactcctgtgctatgggcagaattctccgcggtactagacaaggccttcagtgaccctgaccgacagagaaaggctcttgtacaAGTGAATACAATAAAGCAAGGGAGatgtgactttgaagagttcttgaatgaatttgacaaagaacttcttaatgctggagggattaattgggatgataaccagaagaaggccttgttggacacagcaattaatgttgagttgctaaaagccatggttggtattaggcaggaggattcgtacgacaactactacaatcaactgcgcgaaatcaaccacaacctccagagagtggccaggcttacatGAAAAGGATCTCACGCCGCTGTCCCTATgcatgtcgctcgtacaagaccagcaggaggctctgaccggaccggaACCCCTGATtaaatggactgggaagccacccatgctcaaattgcagccctacaaaaggaagttgcGGCCCTCTGTAtgaaagggaccaggaccccaagaaaagctagtcaggcgcctgcagaggagaagcaaaagaggttgtccaagggcaaatgcctacaCTACGgcgatcctgaccactttgtacaagagtgccctataaaacctaccagacgccctaggcaggtggccacagtccaggaagaacaagaccaaatcgaTGACTACAGCAAGAGCGAGTCAGAAAatgaataacctctgtgcaaagtcgcgtacagaggggttatacagctagagaaatactacttgattggcaagattttaacagctcgcgcatgaatacccccccattcttggtggaagcactagtcaaccatacctataatgctcgtacaataatagatacaggctgcctgacctatggggtaatcagtgacaagtttgtcaagatacattaAATACCTActatacctatccacccgaaacctttcaagggagtgaccaggaatatagaggagattaataagattatacaggttcagctagacatcaGGGtgcatacagaaaaaggagcctacttctatgtgatacctgataacctgggctatgacctgatcttgggactcccctggctggagtaacatgatggaaggttagaggctaagagggggcagctgtacctctgtactactggagtctgtctatagagtactacaaagaggcctttaccaaagctggacatagcacagatatcagctgcaaccatgggaggatttatacaaaggaaaaggtgccatggccaagatatcgagatatttgcggtctcattggcagatatacagaaggcactggccccaaagagacatattgacccctgtac
It includes:
- a CDS encoding uncharacterized protein (transcript_id=CADANIAT00003074) yields the protein MATQAIAFDNVERKAGSQNGMPFPYDSRLEIDPCSEEIIIVNRVIRDDPSKGTMHNREPITPKLLWKSLCNYDLWPIYIIGLTFQTPMMPPQQYLTLTLRGLGDSSHHNDGPPGVYGERANELTLISVLAHPIQVGWNSRNSNTARSRTVSATMYNMCVQSSGIIASNIYREDDSPRYRRGNRALVALVTANITIYCLTKVCYVWKNKRREKKWNTMSEMQQLEYLSTTTDEGNKRLAFRLAH
- a CDS encoding uncharacterized protein (transcript_id=CADANIAT00003075) — encoded protein: MEEESVTLLLQQLQELRTEMRTQKQQLPRRGITAYGRNYSYPRPRHPDVEPFTGEDPKDYPPFQMNLHTKFAIDAACYPTEEEQVYYAYSRLRGKASQRVLPWLLARQKSETPVLWAEFSAVLDKAFSDPDRQRKALVQVNTIKQGRCDFEEFLNEFDKELLNAGGINWDDNQKKALLDTAINVELLKAMVGIRQEDSYDNYYNQLREINHNLQRVARLT